From a region of the Streptomyces sp. NBC_01454 genome:
- a CDS encoding NADPH-dependent FMN reductase: MRLLALSGSLRARSSNGAVLRSALSLWDGPTGLADIGALPHFNPDLDGDDDMPPAPVATLRAEVAAADALLLVSPEYAHGVPGVLKNALDWLVSSGECVHKPVAVITASPFPTGGDHANAQLRETLRMMTGTVVTAACREIPAIGPKVDPATARVADEDTLADLGRAMTHLAEAAAAPLTL; this comes from the coding sequence CTGCGGGCACGCTCCTCCAACGGCGCGGTGCTGCGCTCCGCACTCTCCCTCTGGGACGGTCCGACCGGCCTCGCGGACATCGGCGCACTCCCCCACTTCAATCCCGACCTGGACGGCGACGACGACATGCCCCCCGCGCCCGTCGCCACCCTGCGCGCCGAGGTCGCCGCCGCCGACGCCCTGCTCCTCGTCAGCCCCGAGTACGCACACGGCGTCCCCGGCGTCCTCAAGAACGCGCTCGACTGGCTGGTCAGCAGCGGTGAATGCGTCCACAAGCCGGTCGCGGTGATCACTGCCTCGCCGTTCCCCACCGGCGGCGACCACGCCAACGCCCAACTCCGCGAGACCCTGCGCATGATGACCGGCACGGTCGTGACGGCGGCCTGCCGCGAAATCCCCGCCATCGGCCCCAAGGTCGACCCCGCCACCGCACGCGTGGCCGACGAGGACACCCTCGCCGACCTGGGCAGGGCCATGACTCACCTGGCCGAGGCCGCCGCCGCCCCGCTCACCCTCTGA
- a CDS encoding amidohydrolase family protein — translation MADGDERVGAFWRELGLPGVIDVHTHFMPERVMAKVWAYFDAAGPLVGRAWPITYRFEEDERLAVLRGFGVRVFTSMIYPHKPGMAQWLNGWAADFAARTPDCLRTATFFPEEGAGRYVDAELAGGARVFKAHVQVGGYDPADARLAPVWGALAEAGVPVVIHCGSGPAPGKHTGPEPIARLLARHPRLRLIIAHMGMPEYADFLDLAQRYPGVHLDTTMAFTDFSERTAPFPREERGRLKDLGERVLFGSDFPNIPYGYAHALEALTRLELGEEWLRGVCYGNAARLFGV, via the coding sequence TGGCGGGAGTTGGGGCTGCCGGGGGTGATCGATGTGCATACGCACTTCATGCCCGAGCGGGTGATGGCGAAGGTCTGGGCGTACTTTGACGCAGCCGGGCCGCTGGTGGGCAGGGCATGGCCGATCACCTACCGGTTCGAGGAGGACGAGCGGCTGGCGGTGCTGCGGGGCTTCGGGGTGCGGGTGTTCACCTCGATGATCTATCCGCACAAGCCGGGGATGGCGCAGTGGCTCAACGGCTGGGCGGCTGATTTCGCGGCCCGTACGCCCGATTGTCTGCGGACCGCGACGTTCTTCCCGGAGGAGGGCGCCGGCCGCTATGTGGACGCCGAACTCGCGGGCGGGGCACGGGTCTTCAAGGCGCATGTGCAGGTGGGCGGGTACGACCCGGCCGATGCGCGGCTCGCACCGGTGTGGGGTGCGCTCGCGGAGGCCGGTGTGCCGGTGGTCATCCACTGCGGCTCGGGCCCGGCGCCCGGCAAGCACACCGGGCCCGAGCCGATCGCGCGGCTGCTGGCGCGCCATCCCCGGCTGCGGTTGATCATCGCCCATATGGGGATGCCGGAGTACGCCGACTTCCTGGACCTTGCACAGCGCTATCCCGGTGTGCACCTCGATACGACGATGGCCTTCACCGACTTCTCCGAGCGGACCGCGCCGTTCCCACGGGAGGAGCGCGGCCGGCTGAAGGACCTCGGTGAACGGGTGCTGTTCGGCAGCGACTTCCCCAACATCCCCTACGGGTACGCGCATGCGCTGGAGGCGCTCACCCGGCTGGAGCTGGGCGAGGAGTGGCTGCGCGGGGTCTGCTACGGGAACGCGGCGCGGTTGTTCGGGGTGTGA